The following coding sequences are from one Microtus pennsylvanicus isolate mMicPen1 chromosome 1, mMicPen1.hap1, whole genome shotgun sequence window:
- the Cd200r1 gene encoding cell surface glycoprotein CD200 receptor 1 isoform X5: MPCFWRTSDLAALLIWGVFVAESSCMNGNQISQNGSFPESEVNTTLLVQMGAKALLCCPAFPMTKTILILWVITPRGQPPCRILYRAEIKEINETNCTDKRITWASTPDQSPDLQINAVALSHDGLYSCEIATPQGNFLRRHDLQVLVPPAVSLLPGKNRTAVCEAIAGKPAAQIFWSPDGDHVTKKESHSNGTVTVRSTYHWEQNNVSVVFCFVSHPTGNQTLSIELNQVTGVTITLRSLLTILYVKLSLLGIILLILGLVFCQKSNYFRK, encoded by the exons aGTCAAGTTGTATGAATGGGAATCAAATATCACAGAATGGTTCATTTCCTGAGTCAGAAG ttaACACTACACTGTTGGTACAGATGGGTGCAAaggctctgctgtgctgccctgCTTTTCCAATGACAAAAACAATATTAATACTATGGGTAATAACCCCCAGAGGGCAGCCTCCCTGCAGAATATTATACAGAGCAGAAATAAAGGAGATCAATGAAACCAACTGTACAGACAAGAGAATCACCTGGGCATCCACACCTGATCAGAGTCCTGACCTTCAGATCAATGCAGTGGCCCTCAGTCATGACGGGCTTTATTCATGTGAAATAGCAACACCGCAGGGGAATTTCCTGAGGAGACATGACCTCCAAGTGCTAG TGCCTCCAGCAGTATCCCTGCTTCCAGGGAAAAACAGAACAGCAGTTTGTGAGGCAATTGCAGGCAAGCCGGCTGCGCAGATCTTTTGGAGTCCAGATGGGGATCATGTCACAAAGAAGGAATCACACAGCAATGGTACTGTGACTGTTAGGAGCACATACCACTGGGAGCAGAACAATGTGTCTGTGGTGTTCTGCTTTGTCTCCCATCCAACTGGCAACCAAACTCTGTCCATAGAACTGAATCAAG TTACAGGTGTCACCATCACGCTGCGTTCCCTGCTGACCATTCTCTATGTGAAACTTTCCCTTCTGGGGATCATTCTGCTCATCCTAGGATTGGTTTTCTGCCAGAAGAGCAATTATTTCAG aaaatga
- the Cd200r1 gene encoding cell surface glycoprotein CD200 receptor 1 isoform X3, whose amino-acid sequence MNAVGKTLALRLLISISILATNGTKSSCMNGNQISQNGSFPESEVNTTLLVQMGAKALLCCPAFPMTKTILILWVITPRGQPPCRILYRAEIKEINETNCTDKRITWASTPDQSPDLQINAVALSHDGLYSCEIATPQGNFLRRHDLQVLVPPAVSLLPGKNRTAVCEAIAGKPAAQIFWSPDGDHVTKKESHSNGTVTVRSTYHWEQNNVSVVFCFVSHPTGNQTLSIELNQGVTITLRSLLTILYVKLSLLGIILLILGLVFCQKSNYFRK is encoded by the exons aGTCAAGTTGTATGAATGGGAATCAAATATCACAGAATGGTTCATTTCCTGAGTCAGAAG ttaACACTACACTGTTGGTACAGATGGGTGCAAaggctctgctgtgctgccctgCTTTTCCAATGACAAAAACAATATTAATACTATGGGTAATAACCCCCAGAGGGCAGCCTCCCTGCAGAATATTATACAGAGCAGAAATAAAGGAGATCAATGAAACCAACTGTACAGACAAGAGAATCACCTGGGCATCCACACCTGATCAGAGTCCTGACCTTCAGATCAATGCAGTGGCCCTCAGTCATGACGGGCTTTATTCATGTGAAATAGCAACACCGCAGGGGAATTTCCTGAGGAGACATGACCTCCAAGTGCTAG TGCCTCCAGCAGTATCCCTGCTTCCAGGGAAAAACAGAACAGCAGTTTGTGAGGCAATTGCAGGCAAGCCGGCTGCGCAGATCTTTTGGAGTCCAGATGGGGATCATGTCACAAAGAAGGAATCACACAGCAATGGTACTGTGACTGTTAGGAGCACATACCACTGGGAGCAGAACAATGTGTCTGTGGTGTTCTGCTTTGTCTCCCATCCAACTGGCAACCAAACTCTGTCCATAGAACTGAATCAAG GTGTCACCATCACGCTGCGTTCCCTGCTGACCATTCTCTATGTGAAACTTTCCCTTCTGGGGATCATTCTGCTCATCCTAGGATTGGTTTTCTGCCAGAAGAGCAATTATTTCAG aaaatga
- the Cd200r1 gene encoding cell surface glycoprotein CD200 receptor 1 isoform X2 produces MNAVGKTLALRLLISISILATNGTKSSCMNGNQISQNGSFPESEVNTTLLVQMGAKALLCCPAFPMTKTILILWVITPRGQPPCRILYRAEIKEINETNCTDKRITWASTPDQSPDLQINAVALSHDGLYSCEIATPQGNFLRRHDLQVLVPPAVSLLPGKNRTAVCEAIAGKPAAQIFWSPDGDHVTKKESHSNGTVTVRSTYHWEQNNVSVVFCFVSHPTGNQTLSIELNQVTGVTITLRSLLTILYVKLSLLGIILLILGLVFCQKSNYFRK; encoded by the exons aGTCAAGTTGTATGAATGGGAATCAAATATCACAGAATGGTTCATTTCCTGAGTCAGAAG ttaACACTACACTGTTGGTACAGATGGGTGCAAaggctctgctgtgctgccctgCTTTTCCAATGACAAAAACAATATTAATACTATGGGTAATAACCCCCAGAGGGCAGCCTCCCTGCAGAATATTATACAGAGCAGAAATAAAGGAGATCAATGAAACCAACTGTACAGACAAGAGAATCACCTGGGCATCCACACCTGATCAGAGTCCTGACCTTCAGATCAATGCAGTGGCCCTCAGTCATGACGGGCTTTATTCATGTGAAATAGCAACACCGCAGGGGAATTTCCTGAGGAGACATGACCTCCAAGTGCTAG TGCCTCCAGCAGTATCCCTGCTTCCAGGGAAAAACAGAACAGCAGTTTGTGAGGCAATTGCAGGCAAGCCGGCTGCGCAGATCTTTTGGAGTCCAGATGGGGATCATGTCACAAAGAAGGAATCACACAGCAATGGTACTGTGACTGTTAGGAGCACATACCACTGGGAGCAGAACAATGTGTCTGTGGTGTTCTGCTTTGTCTCCCATCCAACTGGCAACCAAACTCTGTCCATAGAACTGAATCAAG TTACAGGTGTCACCATCACGCTGCGTTCCCTGCTGACCATTCTCTATGTGAAACTTTCCCTTCTGGGGATCATTCTGCTCATCCTAGGATTGGTTTTCTGCCAGAAGAGCAATTATTTCAG aaaatga